One part of the Rhodothermales bacterium genome encodes these proteins:
- a CDS encoding substrate-binding domain-containing protein, with product MRTRFLFLFALLLALPACGPQGGSDTAAQADEVTVGVSLLTMTHPFFQNLAAGLEEEGAKHGMKVTVVSTEFDVAKQKDQLSNFIVQGVDAIVLSPADSKAIGTAIKEANDAGIPVFTADIAALADGVSIVTHIATDNYAGGRLAAEAVMEVIGTNGQVAIVDHPEVESVIQRTKGFHDVIDEANAKGAKIEIVAQLTGGGTKDRAFKVAEDILQAHPNLDVIFAINDDTALGAVAAIEKAGKSGTVQVVGFDGTNEARKAIRDGKIYADVIQHPRQIGEMTIKSIMGYMAGDAMPAEQLIPATLYRKADAQADPTIAE from the coding sequence ATGCGCACCCGCTTCCTATTCCTCTTCGCCCTCCTCCTCGCCCTCCCCGCCTGCGGCCCGCAAGGTGGCTCGGACACCGCGGCTCAGGCCGATGAAGTCACCGTCGGCGTTTCGCTGCTGACGATGACGCACCCGTTCTTCCAGAACCTGGCCGCCGGCCTCGAGGAGGAAGGCGCGAAGCACGGGATGAAGGTCACCGTGGTCTCGACCGAATTCGATGTCGCGAAACAGAAAGACCAGCTCTCCAACTTCATCGTCCAGGGCGTCGACGCGATCGTGCTCAGCCCGGCCGACTCGAAGGCGATCGGGACGGCCATCAAGGAGGCCAACGACGCCGGCATCCCCGTCTTCACCGCCGATATCGCCGCGCTGGCGGATGGCGTGAGCATCGTCACCCACATCGCGACGGACAACTACGCCGGCGGCCGGCTGGCGGCCGAAGCCGTCATGGAGGTGATCGGCACGAACGGCCAGGTCGCGATCGTCGACCACCCGGAGGTCGAGTCCGTCATCCAGCGCACGAAAGGATTTCACGACGTGATCGACGAGGCGAACGCGAAGGGCGCGAAGATCGAAATCGTCGCCCAGCTGACCGGCGGCGGCACGAAGGACCGCGCCTTCAAGGTGGCCGAGGACATCCTGCAGGCCCATCCGAACCTCGACGTGATCTTCGCGATCAACGACGACACGGCGCTCGGCGCGGTGGCGGCGATCGAGAAGGCCGGCAAGTCGGGCACCGTCCAGGTCGTCGGGTTCGACGGCACGAACGAGGCCCGCAAGGCAATCCGCGACGGCAAGATCTACGCGGATGTGATTCAGCATCCCCGGCAGATCGGCGAGATGACCATCAAATCGATCATGGGCTATATGGCCGGCGACGCCATGCCCGCCGAGCAGCTCATCCCGGCTACCCTCTACCGGAAAGCCGACGCCCAGGCCGACCCGACGATCGCGGAATGA
- a CDS encoding sugar ABC transporter ATP-binding protein — MTMAAADGAPLLAMEGIDKSFPGVHALKGVRLDLRRGEVLAVVGENGAGKSTLIKVLAGVHQPESGEIRIDGVAQRFATPLDAQRAGIAVIYQEFNLIPGLTARENILLGHEKTRFGFFSKKEEQQTAEALFARMNIRINPDAVCSTLSVAQQQLVEIAKALSLGARILVMDEPSATLTNQEVETLFNIIRDLQRQDIGVIYISHRLDEIFTIADRVTVLRDGSYIDTRPVADVNRDALIEMMVGRSIENEFPKVSHPVGDVRLEVRGLARTLEEPGVSLAIHRGEVLGLTGLVGAGRTELARLIFGADRAAKGEVLLDGRPLLIRNPKDAIRQGICLLTEDRKAQGLVLGLSSRENFALPNLGHWSSRGFIDRKDERDQFARYIDSLKIKLSNQDQIVRNLSGGNQQKVLLARWLESNSDVIIFDEPTRGIDVGAKYEIYLLINELAQAGKAILMISSELPEVLGMSDRVLVMHEGRISGEITDVRRATQEEVMALAVA, encoded by the coding sequence ATGACCATGGCGGCAGCGGATGGGGCGCCCCTCCTGGCGATGGAGGGCATCGACAAGTCGTTTCCCGGCGTGCACGCGCTGAAGGGCGTCCGGCTGGACCTCCGGCGGGGCGAGGTGCTGGCCGTCGTCGGGGAAAACGGCGCCGGCAAAAGCACGCTCATCAAGGTGCTCGCCGGCGTGCACCAGCCGGAATCGGGCGAAATCCGCATCGACGGCGTCGCACAGCGGTTTGCGACGCCCCTGGATGCGCAGCGGGCCGGCATCGCGGTCATCTACCAGGAATTCAACCTCATTCCCGGCCTCACCGCCCGCGAAAATATCCTGCTCGGGCATGAAAAAACCCGCTTCGGATTCTTTTCGAAGAAAGAGGAGCAGCAGACCGCCGAGGCGCTCTTCGCCCGGATGAACATCCGCATCAACCCGGACGCCGTCTGCTCCACCCTGAGCGTCGCTCAGCAGCAGCTCGTCGAAATCGCCAAGGCGCTCTCGCTCGGCGCCCGGATCCTGGTGATGGACGAGCCGAGCGCCACCCTCACCAACCAGGAGGTCGAAACCCTCTTCAACATCATCCGCGACCTCCAGCGGCAGGACATCGGAGTGATCTACATCAGCCACCGGCTCGATGAGATCTTTACGATCGCCGACCGGGTGACGGTGCTGCGGGATGGATCCTACATCGACACCCGCCCGGTGGCCGACGTCAACCGCGACGCCCTCATCGAGATGATGGTGGGCCGCTCCATCGAGAACGAATTCCCGAAGGTCAGCCATCCCGTGGGCGACGTGCGGCTGGAGGTGCGCGGGCTCGCGCGTACGCTCGAGGAGCCCGGCGTGTCCCTCGCGATCCACCGGGGCGAGGTGCTGGGGTTGACCGGACTCGTCGGCGCCGGCCGGACCGAGCTGGCCCGGCTCATCTTCGGGGCGGACCGCGCCGCGAAGGGCGAGGTCCTCCTCGACGGCCGGCCGCTGCTGATCCGCAATCCGAAGGACGCCATCCGCCAGGGCATCTGCCTGCTCACCGAGGACCGCAAGGCGCAAGGCCTCGTGCTCGGACTGTCCTCGCGCGAGAACTTTGCGCTCCCCAACCTCGGCCACTGGTCGAGCCGCGGCTTCATCGACCGGAAGGACGAACGCGATCAATTCGCGCGGTATATCGACAGCCTCAAGATCAAGCTCTCCAACCAGGACCAGATCGTCCGCAACCTCTCCGGCGGCAACCAGCAGAAGGTGCTGCTGGCGCGGTGGCTGGAGTCGAACTCGGACGTCATCATCTTCGACGAGCCCACCCGCGGCATCGATGTCGGGGCGAAGTACGAGATCTACCTCCTCATCAACGAACTCGCGCAGGCCGGCAAGGCGATCCTCATGATCTCCTCCGAATTGCCCGAGGTCCTCGGCATGAGCGACCGGGTGCTCGTGATGCACGAGGGCCGCATCAGCGGCGAAATCACCGACGTCCGCCGCGCCACGCAGGAAGAGGTGATGGCGCTGGCGGTGGCGTGA